The Nitrospiria bacterium genome window below encodes:
- a CDS encoding YciI family protein translates to MANFMIAYYGGKQPSSKEEGMAQMEKWKAWVKGLGETIVNPGTPLPVSKIVTSSGVEDDNDPNPMKGFAVVKAGSIEAASEIAKSDPFLENGGTVRVSQMMEMK, encoded by the coding sequence ATGGCAAATTTTATGATTGCTTATTACGGAGGAAAACAGCCAAGCTCAAAAGAAGAGGGAATGGCCCAAATGGAAAAATGGAAGGCTTGGGTAAAAGGTCTTGGTGAAACTATAGTTAATCCAGGAACACCATTACCGGTTTCAAAAATTGTAACATCAAGTGGTGTTGAAGATGATAATGATCCAAATCCGATGAAAGGATTTGCAGTTGTTAAAGCAGGAAGCATTGAGGCTGCCAGTGAAATCGCAAAATCCGATCCGTTTTTAGAAAATGGTGGAACAGTACGTGTCTCACAAATGATGGAGATGAAATAA